One genomic segment of Linepithema humile isolate Giens D197 chromosome 5, Lhum_UNIL_v1.0, whole genome shotgun sequence includes these proteins:
- the LOC105677250 gene encoding carboxypeptidase N subunit 2-like, whose amino-acid sequence MLFFITYLLPVVASIPTEFQKIDKSGYKTDIDNGTLRNIQFLGDPSLKLNLSNLTDLRAVERNAFNNILDVESLLLANNSLTSLPDFVFSNLTKLRNLSLANNEISSVRNLFVGLENLQLVDISCNPIRHLARGDLFGLTRSVRILVDGNIFWSISTDTFTNSFLKDTEVLKQLAAAQDQEFSVQKNIDDVELDEQENTVSIRNDTRVKICKSDGVVTSLEIFQKDEELAGGCVQVPIDTDAKRVSLREQGIRSFQEGWYRLQSLPIVSLDLSNNEIAEITRETLNDLPAYLTYVNFLGNKIRRIWSQVIENDHLRRLNFKDNLIEEIEEGALGRTKLRGLFLAGNQLENLNFVASLPDTLTEFFASGNRVSSIADGAFSRLSRLLYLNLDDNRIDALPSDAFRGLESLQALTLTGNSITTIEPGAFRDLTALKTLNLHRNSIRDLRRSTFSELTALKELNLAYNKIIKAAFAELPRSVDSLHLDYNDIDVLEEGDFVQAPRFTLSLTGNKIASVKRGAFDLPTLRDLYLNKNALRTIEGDSYEGLGRLRRLWLSENGISEIHKGACKNLGSLYILDISKNPFRKLENGALHGLNTGFGTSLYIYENNLKEMQGGIFDDV is encoded by the coding sequence GTTGCCTGTAGTGGCAAGCATACCTACAgagtttcaaaaaatcgacaaatcAGGATACAAAACAGACATTGACAATGGCACCTTGAGAAACATTCAGTTTCTCGGAGATCCCAGTTTGAAATTAAACCTCTCGAACTTGACGGATCTCCGCGCGGTGGAGAGAAACGCCTTCAACAATATTCTCGATGTGGAATCGCTTCTGCTGGCTAACAATTCACTGACCTCGCTGCCAGATTTCGTTTTCTCCAATCTGACAAAGTTGAGGAACCTGTCGCTGGCGAACAATGAAATATCCAGCGTGCGAAATCTGTTCGTCGGCTTGGAAAATCTGCAATTGGTAGACATCTCGTGCAATCCTATCAGACATCTCGCCAGAGGTGATCTGTTCGGTCTCACCAGATCCGTCAGGATTCTTGTCGACGGAAACATCTTCTGGAGCATCAGCACGGACACGTTCACCAATTCCTTTCTCAAGGACACCGAGGTGCTAAAACAACTGGCAGCGGCACAGGATCAAGAGTTTTCCGTACAGAAGAACATCGACGACGTCGAGCTCGATGAGCAGGAGAACACCGTGAGCATCAGGAATGACACTCGGGTGAAGATTTGCAAGTCCGACGGTGTCGTGACATCACTGGAGATTTTCCAAAAAGACGAGGAGCTCGCTGGAGGCTGCGTTCAGGTGCCGATCGACACCGACGCGAAGCGAGTGAGTCTACGCGAGCAGGGAATTAGGAGCTTCCAGGAAGGCTGGTATCGTCTGCAATCCCTGCCGATTGTCTCGCTGGATCTGTCGAACAACGAGATCGCCGAGATCACGAGGGAGACTCTCAACGATCTACCGGCGTATCTGACGTACGTGAACTTTTTGGGAAATAAAATTCGCAGAATCTGGAGCCAGGTGATCGAGAACGATCATCTGAGAAGACTCAACTTCAAGGACAATCTCATCGAGGAGATCGAGGAAGGCGCGCTCGGAAGAACAAAATTGCGCGGATTGTTTCTGGCTGGGAATCAGCTGGAGAATCTGAATTTCGTCGCCAGTCTGCCGGACACTCTCACTGAATTCTTCGCGAGCGGAAATCGCGTGAGTTCCATCGCGGACGGCGCGTTCTCCAGACTCTCGCGTCTGCTTTATTTGAACCTCGACGATAATAGAATCGACGCGTTGCCGAGTGACGCCTTTCGAGGCTTGGAGTCCTTGCAGGCGCTGACGTTGACGGGGAACAGCATAACGACGATTGAGCCGGGCGCATTCAGAGACCTGACGGCGCTGAAGACACTCAACCTTCACCGCAATTCAATACGCGACCTGCGGAGGAGCACTTTCAGCGAGTTGACGGCTCTGAAGGAGCTGAATCTCGCTTATAACAAGATTATTAAGGCTGCGTTCGCCGAGCTTCCGCGATCCGTGGACTCGCTGCATCTCGACTACAACGACATCGACGTTCTCGAGGAAGGCGATTTTGTTCAAGCGCCGAGATTCACTCTGTCTTTGACCGGGAACAAGATTGCCAGCGTAAAACGCGGCGCCTTCGACCTGCCAACTCTGCGAGATTTGTATTTAAACAAGAACGCATTGAGGACCATCGAGGGTGACAGTTACGAAGGCCTTGGCCGACTGAGACGTCTTTGGCTTTCAGAGAATGGAATATCTGAGATTCACAAAGGCGCCTGCAAAAATCTAGGGAGTCTCTATATTCTTGACATATCTAAGAATCCGTTTCGAAAGTTGGAAAATGGGGCTCTTCACGGTCTCAATACTGGCTTTGGCACCAGCTTATACATTTATGAGAATAATTTGAAGGAGATGCAAGGCGGCATCTTCGACGATGTTTAA